In Methanococcoides sp. AM1, one genomic interval encodes:
- a CDS encoding AarF/ABC1/UbiB kinase family protein, whose product MMLEKSKRYATIIRVFLKYNLFSLLYKDIHKDHISNKKCTCALDLKNRSNATKLRLAFEELGPSFIKLGQMLSKRPDLVPYTYILELEKLQDNVKPLDFDKMRESFETECICEMGKGDHKHHPTCYHCNDILDIFDELDTTPIASASIGQVYQGVINGKKVAVKIARPNLIDTINLDLEIINDLKPFFIKLMGVGDNFDSDRFLREFKEMLHNELDYKIEAMNMMRFHDNFEEVEDVIIPKVYLDYCRESVLVMDFIEGTLVKDVGDINQEIKSRYVQLISSSYLKQVYLDGFYHADPHGGNIVVKDGTVAFIDFGAVGKIDDELRRNMLNLFYAINKKKVDMAADAFLKIGKLNKEDLDISRFKWDIDELITKQHRGIGERKSDNYALLALKYNMSLPSEFSTLERALILVEAVCLNLNPNYNIMDEVRPVISKALKERYSPTQAVEFVQMEGDEYIDIFKNLPSGINDVIETIRGYKLERLEAKSNTLKRYRLLGESMRYALLMVLIISSVYLIIQGDFSSLGIVGFFVSLIMSAYTLRSSL is encoded by the coding sequence ATGATGCTGGAAAAATCCAAAAGATATGCAACTATCATTAGGGTATTTTTGAAGTATAATTTGTTTTCACTTTTGTACAAGGATATTCATAAAGATCACATTTCCAACAAGAAATGCACATGTGCTTTAGATTTAAAAAATAGGAGTAATGCTACAAAGCTCCGTCTTGCTTTTGAGGAACTTGGACCAAGTTTTATAAAATTGGGACAGATGTTGAGCAAGCGCCCTGATTTAGTACCATACACATACATACTAGAACTAGAGAAATTACAGGACAACGTCAAGCCTCTTGACTTTGATAAGATGCGTGAATCTTTTGAAACGGAGTGCATCTGCGAGATGGGGAAAGGAGATCATAAACACCATCCGACCTGTTACCATTGTAATGATATATTGGATATATTCGATGAACTTGATACAACACCAATAGCAAGTGCATCGATAGGTCAGGTATACCAAGGGGTCATTAACGGAAAGAAAGTTGCTGTGAAGATTGCACGTCCAAACCTAATTGATACAATAAATTTAGATCTCGAAATAATCAATGATCTAAAACCGTTTTTTATAAAATTAATGGGTGTCGGAGACAACTTTGATTCTGATCGATTTCTTCGAGAATTCAAAGAAATGCTTCACAATGAGCTTGATTACAAAATAGAAGCTATGAACATGATGCGCTTCCACGATAATTTTGAGGAAGTAGAAGATGTAATCATTCCAAAGGTCTACCTCGATTACTGTAGAGAAAGTGTACTGGTCATGGATTTTATAGAAGGAACCTTGGTTAAAGATGTAGGTGACATTAACCAGGAAATAAAATCTCGATATGTCCAACTTATAAGCTCGAGTTACCTGAAGCAAGTATATTTAGATGGATTTTACCACGCCGACCCACATGGGGGGAACATTGTAGTTAAAGACGGTACGGTAGCATTCATTGATTTTGGTGCAGTCGGTAAGATTGATGATGAGTTAAGGCGCAACATGTTGAACCTGTTCTATGCTATAAACAAAAAGAAAGTGGATATGGCAGCAGATGCATTTTTGAAAATTGGTAAGCTGAACAAAGAGGATCTCGATATTTCAAGATTTAAGTGGGATATTGATGAACTAATTACAAAACAACATAGGGGTATTGGGGAACGTAAAAGCGATAATTATGCACTTCTTGCTTTGAAATACAACATGTCGCTTCCAAGTGAATTTTCTACACTAGAACGTGCACTTATACTTGTTGAAGCAGTCTGCCTTAACCTTAATCCAAACTATAATATTATGGATGAAGTACGTCCAGTCATATCCAAAGCCCTAAAAGAACGTTATTCACCAACGCAAGCCGTTGAATTTGTCCAAATGGAAGGTGATGAATATATAGACATATTCAAAAACCTACCATCTGGGATCAATGACGTAATTGAAACTATTCGTGGATACAAACTTGAAAGGTTAGAAGCCAAGAGCAATACTCTCAAAAGGTACCGCCTACTTGGAGAATCAATGAGATATGCATTACTAATGGTCTTGATAATCTCATCTGTGTATCTGATTATTCAAGGAGACTTCAGTTCTTTAGGGATTGTTGGATTTTTTGTATCACTGATTATGAGTGCCTATACGTTGAGAAGCTCTTTATGA
- a CDS encoding cytochrome c encodes MAKRIVMTFVLIGIILIIAGCVNERTDSYNMMSQEYGWHEPGFMYPDQYDSSLDSNIVTEFDSNGEMIYYTGFNENEQQIPVSGGPHWLYVHGGSCVSCHGVDGKGGVPIMMGTVTPPDITYETLTAEEEHEDEHEEHPPYTDETIKVAIREGKDPSGEELDYTMPKWDMSDEDIEDLIDYLKTL; translated from the coding sequence TTGGCAAAAAGAATTGTTATGACATTTGTTTTGATTGGAATAATATTAATTATAGCTGGATGTGTGAACGAAAGGACTGATTCTTACAACATGATGTCTCAGGAATATGGATGGCATGAACCTGGATTCATGTATCCTGATCAATATGATTCATCATTGGATTCCAATATTGTTACAGAATTTGACTCTAACGGAGAAATGATCTATTATACTGGGTTTAATGAGAATGAACAACAAATACCAGTAAGTGGTGGACCTCATTGGCTTTATGTTCACGGTGGTAGTTGTGTAAGCTGTCATGGAGTCGATGGTAAAGGTGGAGTACCAATTATGATGGGGACTGTAACTCCTCCAGATATAACCTATGAAACTCTGACTGCTGAAGAAGAGCATGAAGATGAACATGAGGAACATCCCCCATACACTGATGAAACTATCAAGGTTGCTATAAGAGAAGGTAAGGATCCTTCTGGAGAGGAACTTGATTATACAATGCCAAAGTGGGATATGTCCGATGAAGACATTGAAGATCTAATTGACTATCTGAAAACACTTTGA
- a CDS encoding heavy metal translocating P-type ATPase: protein MNHEMKSAGNHEPDEKMPHEHEMHGMEHEGKSHHAMMMEDFKKRFIVSLILTFPVLILSPAIQSFLGFEIKFFGSIFILFILSSVIYFYGGHPFLKGIFNELKTRQPGMMTLIAIAISVAYFYSSAVVFGLPGKFFFWELVTLIDVMLLGHWTEMRSVLGASRALEELVKIMPSEAHLIRDGETVDIRVDELEVGDRVLVKPGEKIPIDGVVIEGETSVNEAMLTGESKPVSKKSGDEIIGGAINGEGSLHIEVKKTGKDTYLNQVIELVRTAQESKSKTQDLANKAALVLTIIAIGVGTLTLVAWLSFGQEFVFALERAVTVMVIACPHALGLAIPLVVAVSTSLAAGSGLLIRERQAFERARNLQAIVFDKTGTLTEGKFGVTDIVPLADTDKDEILRLSASLESDSEHPIALGVVNSAKEQNLEPGNVEDFRSIPGKGVEGSIQGRRLKVVSPGYLKENGIDLQNDQIEKIEQQGKTVVFLLEGDKPLGAVGLADIIRKESKEAIEKLRSMDIKCMMLTGDNRFVAQWVAEEIGLDDYFAEVLPHEKSQTIKEIQKKYTVAMVGDGVNDAPALVQADVGIAIGAGTDVAIESADIILVKSDPRDAIDIILLSKKTYSKMFQNILWATGYNAFAIPLAAGVLISYGILLSPAAGAVLMSLSTVIVSINAKSLKMG, encoded by the coding sequence ATGAACCATGAAATGAAGTCTGCAGGAAATCATGAACCAGATGAAAAAATGCCTCATGAGCATGAAATGCACGGGATGGAGCATGAAGGAAAAAGTCATCACGCTATGATGATGGAAGATTTCAAAAAGAGATTTATTGTTTCACTAATTCTTACATTCCCTGTTCTGATTCTATCACCAGCCATACAATCATTTTTAGGTTTTGAGATTAAGTTTTTTGGTTCAATTTTTATCCTCTTCATATTATCTTCAGTAATTTACTTTTATGGGGGGCACCCCTTTCTTAAAGGAATCTTCAACGAACTAAAAACTAGACAGCCAGGTATGATGACACTTATTGCAATTGCCATAAGTGTGGCCTACTTCTACAGTTCTGCAGTAGTTTTTGGATTACCAGGGAAGTTCTTCTTCTGGGAACTGGTTACACTAATAGATGTCATGCTTCTGGGTCATTGGACTGAAATGCGTTCTGTCCTAGGTGCTTCAAGGGCTTTGGAAGAACTTGTGAAGATAATGCCTTCCGAAGCTCATCTTATAAGAGACGGAGAGACAGTCGATATCCGTGTGGATGAACTGGAGGTTGGAGACAGAGTACTTGTCAAACCTGGTGAGAAGATCCCGATTGATGGAGTTGTGATTGAAGGAGAGACCAGTGTTAATGAAGCAATGCTGACAGGAGAATCCAAACCAGTATCTAAGAAGAGTGGGGATGAAATTATCGGCGGGGCTATTAATGGAGAAGGATCCCTGCATATAGAAGTCAAGAAAACTGGAAAGGATACATATCTAAATCAGGTCATTGAGCTTGTTAGGACTGCACAAGAAAGCAAATCCAAGACGCAGGATCTGGCAAACAAAGCTGCTTTGGTGCTTACAATCATAGCCATAGGTGTTGGTACGTTGACCCTTGTGGCATGGTTATCCTTTGGCCAGGAGTTTGTTTTTGCTCTTGAGAGAGCGGTTACTGTTATGGTTATAGCGTGTCCACATGCTTTGGGTTTGGCCATTCCTCTTGTTGTTGCTGTATCCACATCTCTGGCAGCAGGCTCGGGTCTACTGATCAGAGAAAGGCAGGCTTTTGAGAGAGCAAGGAATCTTCAGGCAATCGTTTTTGACAAAACTGGAACACTTACAGAAGGTAAGTTTGGAGTCACAGACATAGTACCTCTTGCAGATACAGATAAAGATGAAATTCTAAGATTATCTGCTTCTCTGGAATCGGACTCAGAGCACCCCATTGCTCTTGGAGTTGTAAACAGTGCAAAAGAACAAAACCTTGAACCAGGTAATGTTGAAGATTTCAGATCAATTCCTGGAAAAGGTGTTGAAGGTTCAATTCAGGGAAGAAGATTGAAAGTAGTAAGTCCAGGGTACCTTAAAGAAAATGGAATCGATCTTCAAAATGATCAAATCGAGAAAATAGAACAGCAGGGTAAAACCGTTGTATTTTTGCTTGAAGGTGATAAACCATTGGGTGCAGTGGGACTTGCAGATATTATAAGAAAGGAATCTAAAGAGGCTATTGAGAAACTCAGGTCTATGGACATTAAGTGCATGATGCTCACAGGTGACAATCGCTTCGTTGCTCAATGGGTGGCTGAAGAAATCGGACTTGATGATTACTTCGCTGAAGTTTTACCTCATGAAAAATCCCAGACCATAAAAGAAATTCAGAAAAAATATACTGTAGCCATGGTTGGAGATGGGGTAAACGATGCTCCAGCTCTTGTTCAGGCAGATGTAGGCATTGCTATAGGAGCTGGAACAGATGTGGCTATTGAAAGTGCAGACATAATTCTTGTAAAAAGCGATCCCAGGGATGCAATTGACATAATTCTTCTTTCAAAGAAAACTTACTCGAAGATGTTTCAGAATATTCTCTGGGCGACGGGTTATAATGCCTTTGCAATTCCTTTGGCAGCTGGAGTCTTAATTAGCTATGGAATCTTGTTGAGTCCTGCAGCTGGAGCGGTTCTTATGAGTCTTAGCACAGTCATAGTATCCATAAATGCAAAGTCGCTGAAGATGGGGTAA